The following are from one region of the Salmo trutta chromosome 22, fSalTru1.1, whole genome shotgun sequence genome:
- the LOC115158070 gene encoding excitatory amino acid transporter 5 has protein sequence MEELLLPTDGKETRYNNSSYSPRGDSGGKPMYERVKTSLHGTFVVDLKQWLRGYLKLNGLLTLSVFAVLAGCLLGFMLRGSHLSTQAKIYFSFPGELLMRVLKMLILPLITSSLMSGLSSMESKACCRVGVLTVTYYLWTTFIAVVVGILLVIIIKPGVGTEMDSIRLGGGPVMTSADALLDLIRNMVPSNLIEATFQQYKTDLVRILKVPRVTVQPNFVYIMPDDSGPTGRTVFLELTPPPDIHYKTRAGSNQQMNVLGIVIFSATMGLLLGKIGERGAPLVNLCQCINECVMKIINTAVWYFPFGIIFLVAGKILDMQDPSTLGKKLGWYTVTVLAGLFVHGLILLPFFYLILTRKNPFTFIRGLLQALVIALATSSSSATLPITMKCLLENCNVDRQIARFVLPVGATINMDGTALYEAVAAIFIAQVNDYELDFSQLVTISITATAASIGAAGIPQAGLVTMVIVLTSVGLPPDDITLIVTIDWVLDRFRTMINVLGDALAAGIIGHLCQKDFPRRPTGKSQPSYGTQNSHNMQNGVPMTELPLHKQDCCYDVMGDTVNERPTIYNICQV, from the exons ATGGAGGAGCTACTACTGCCCACAGATGGAAAGGAAACACGGTACAACAATAGTTCCTATTCTCCAAGAGGAGACTCTGGGGGGAAACCCATGTACGAACGTGTCAAGACATCTTTACATGGGACTTTCGTCGTTGACTTGAAACAGTGGCTGAGGGGGTACCTGAAGCTCAACGGCTTGCTGACGCTCTCGGTTTTTGCCGTGTTGGCCGGCTGTCTCCTGGGGTTCATGTTGAGAGGGAGCCATCTCTCTACCCAG GCTAAGATTTATTTTTCATTCCCTGGAGAACTTCTCATGAGAGTGCTCAAAATGCTGATCCTCCCCCTCATCACGTCCAG tTTAATGTCAGGCCTGTCGTCTATGGAGTCCAAAGCCTGTTGTCGTGTGGGTGTTCTCACTGTGACCTACTACCTGTGGACCACCTTCATTGCGGTGGTGGTGGGTATCCTGCTGGTGATCATCATCAAGCCCGGGGTGGGCACTGAGATGGACAGCATCAGGCTAGGAGGAGGGCCCGTCATGACTTCTGCTGATGCCTTGCTAGATCTCATTAG GAATATGGTTCCTTCCAATCTTATTGAGGCGACATTTCAACAG TACAAAACAGATCTGGTCCGTATCCTGAAAGTCCCCAGGGTCACAGTGCAGCCCAACTTTGTGTACATCATGCCTGACGATAGTGGTCCCACTGGTCGGACCGTGTTCCTGGAGCTCACTCCACCCCCTGACATTCACTACAAGACCAGAGCTGGCAGCAACCAACAGATGAACGTGCTGGGGATCGTCATCTTCTCTGCCACCATGG GGCTGTTACTGGGGAAAATAGGCGAGAGAGGAGCACCACTAGTTAACTTGTGTCAGTGTATCAACGAATGTGTCATGAAAATCATCAACACTGCTGTTTG GTATTTTCCATTTGGGATCATATTCCTCGTAGCTGGAAAAATCCTGGACATGCAGGACCCATCTACTCTTGGGAAGAAGCTGGGCTGGTACACCGTCACTGTTCTTGCCGGGCTTTTTGTCCACGgcctcatcctcctccccttcttctacCTCATCCTGACTCGGAAAAACCCTTTCACTTTCATCAGAGGCCTGCTTCAAGCCTTGGTCATAGCACTGGCCACCTCCTCAAG TTCTGCCACTCTGCCCATTACTATGAAGTGCTTGCTGGAGAACTGCAATGTGGATCGGCAGATAGCGCGTTTCGTGCTGCCTGTGGGCGCCACCATTAACATGGACGGAACAGCTCTTTACGAGGCCGTGGCGGCCATCTTTATCGCCCAGGTCAACGATTATGAGCTGGACTTTAGCCAGCTGGTCACCATTAG TATAACAGCTACAGCTGCCAGCATAGGTGCTGCTGGGATCCCCCAGGCCGGCCTCGTCACCATGGTGATTGTGCTGACATCAGTGGGTCTGCCACCTGATGACATCACTCTCATTGTGACCATCGACTGGGTACT GGACAGATTCCGAACCATGATCAACGTGCTGGGAGACGCCCTGGCAGCAGGAATCATCGGCCACTTATGTCAGAAAGACTTTCCTCGCAGACCTACTGGCAAG TCACAACCTTCATATGGCACACAGAACTCTCACAACATGCAGAACGgtgtgcctatgactgagctgcCTCTGCACAAGCAGGACTGCTGCTATGATGTGATGGGGGACACAGTCAACGAGAGGCCTACCATCTACAACATCTGTCAAGTTTAA